The Candidatus Zixiibacteriota bacterium genome has a segment encoding these proteins:
- the rpmG gene encoding 50S ribosomal protein L33, whose protein sequence is MPRDRITIACGDCKQRNYDTYKNKRLHPERVEYKKYCRFCTKHTVHKETR, encoded by the coding sequence ATGCCTCGTGATAGAATTACAATAGCGTGTGGCGATTGCAAACAGCGCAACTATGACACCTATAAGAACAAGCGGCTTCACCCTGAACGGGTCGAGTACAAAAAGTACTGCCGCTTTTGTACCAAACATACGGTTCACAAGGAGACCCGATAA
- the secE gene encoding preprotein translocase subunit SecE — MDKLKLYLNETMGELKKMTWPSKDELVGSTIVVVVVSFVVAIFIGIVDRILVLAMKAIFGGTIGG, encoded by the coding sequence GTGGATAAACTAAAATTATACCTGAACGAGACAATGGGCGAACTGAAGAAGATGACTTGGCCTTCCAAGGACGAGTTGGTCGGTTCAACTATTGTCGTAGTGGTCGTCTCTTTTGTTGTGGCGATTTTTATCGGCATTGTCGACCGCATTCTGGTGCTTGCCATGAAAGCGATCTTCGGTGGCACCATTGGAGGCTAA
- the nusG gene encoding transcription termination/antitermination protein NusG: MSLRWYVAHTYAGHEQKAKLYLESAVANEGMQNQFGQIIVPTEQVTEMKQGKRSTSTKKFLPSYIIIEMDLTKETQNLVISTPGITNFVGAGGKPAPLREAEVMRIVGQIDKGRTEEVADIPFQAGDPVKVNDGPFMDFSGSVSEVNLERRKVKVMVSIFGRPTPVELDFLQVDLIKTKG; this comes from the coding sequence ATGTCACTTCGCTGGTACGTGGCTCATACCTATGCCGGTCATGAGCAGAAGGCAAAATTATATCTTGAGTCTGCTGTCGCCAATGAGGGTATGCAGAATCAGTTCGGCCAAATTATTGTGCCGACTGAGCAAGTGACGGAGATGAAGCAAGGCAAGCGGTCGACATCGACCAAGAAGTTTTTGCCCAGTTACATCATTATTGAGATGGACTTGACCAAGGAAACTCAGAACCTGGTCATCTCCACACCCGGCATAACAAATTTTGTCGGCGCTGGTGGAAAGCCAGCCCCTCTGCGTGAGGCCGAAGTCATGCGAATAGTCGGTCAGATAGATAAAGGACGCACAGAAGAAGTTGCCGACATCCCGTTCCAGGCCGGCGATCCGGTAAAGGTCAACGATGGGCCTTTCATGGATTTCTCAGGCTCTGTGAGCGAAGTCAACCTCGAGCGTCGTAAAGTGAAAGTAATGGTTTCGATATTTGGACGGCCGACTCCGGTTGAACTAGATTTCCTCCAGGTTGACCTGATAAAGACCAAAGGCTAA
- the rplK gene encoding 50S ribosomal protein L11 translates to MAKKITAYVKLQIPAGQANPAPPVGPALGQRGVNIMEFCKAFNAKTQSGNGMLTPVIITVYSDKSFSFITKTPPASTLLKMAAKIKSGSKIPNKEKVGRISREQVRQIAESKMDDLNAASVEAAVRMVEGTARSMGIEIG, encoded by the coding sequence GTGGCAAAGAAAATAACGGCATATGTGAAACTGCAGATTCCGGCCGGTCAGGCAAATCCTGCGCCGCCGGTTGGTCCGGCTCTTGGACAGCGCGGTGTGAATATTATGGAGTTCTGCAAGGCGTTCAACGCTAAAACACAAAGTGGGAACGGAATGCTGACACCGGTCATCATCACCGTCTATTCGGATAAGTCATTTTCATTTATTACCAAGACGCCGCCGGCGTCGACGCTTTTGAAAATGGCGGCAAAAATAAAGAGCGGATCGAAAATCCCCAACAAAGAAAAAGTCGGTCGTATCTCTCGCGAGCAGGTTCGCCAGATTGCAGAAAGCAAAATGGATGACCTCAATGCCGCTTCCGTCGAAGCCGCAGTCCGCATGGTCGAGGGCACGGCCCGTTCGATGGGAATAGAAATAGGATAA
- the rplA gene encoding 50S ribosomal protein L1, translating into MKQSKKQAAFQGKVDRQKKYSITEAVKILKEGHYAKFDESVEISLRLGVNPKHADQMVRGTVALPNGTGKSVRVAVFATADKAREATEAGADFVGAEDLGEKIKGGWTDFDVAVATPDMMRVVGQLGKVLGPRGLMPNPKTGTVTMDLSKTIKELKGGRIEFRVDKQANIAAAVGKLSFEETKIAENARAFIDAVVRAKPATAKGAYLLSVSITSTMGPGIRLDSSDAAGVAKK; encoded by the coding sequence ATGAAACAATCAAAGAAACAAGCCGCTTTTCAGGGCAAGGTTGATCGACAGAAAAAATATTCGATCACCGAAGCGGTTAAGATCCTCAAAGAGGGTCATTACGCAAAGTTCGACGAATCGGTCGAAATCTCGCTCAGGCTGGGAGTAAATCCCAAACATGCCGACCAGATGGTTCGCGGCACAGTAGCGCTTCCCAACGGGACCGGAAAATCGGTGCGTGTGGCTGTATTCGCTACCGCTGACAAGGCCCGCGAAGCGACCGAAGCCGGAGCTGATTTTGTGGGCGCTGAGGACCTTGGCGAAAAGATTAAAGGCGGATGGACGGATTTCGATGTCGCAGTTGCAACGCCGGATATGATGCGTGTGGTCGGCCAACTTGGTAAAGTGCTCGGTCCGCGCGGACTGATGCCGAATCCCAAGACAGGTACAGTGACAATGGATTTGTCCAAGACTATTAAAGAGCTCAAGGGCGGACGTATTGAATTTCGCGTTGACAAGCAGGCTAATATCGCCGCCGCTGTCGGCAAGCTCTCTTTCGAAGAAACCAAGATTGCCGAGAATGCACGCGCATTTATCGATGCCGTCGTTCGCGCAAAACCGGCAACAGCCAAAGGGGCGTATCTGTTGAGCGTCTCGATTACATCAACAATGGGTCCCGGTATCCGGCTTGATAGCTCAGATGCTGCAGGTGTGGCGAAAAAGTAG
- the rplJ gene encoding 50S ribosomal protein L10 — translation MPTAKKVESVAEMKKMFEDSSSYFITDYQGLNVADITTLRKTLRKSRVNFLVAKNTLFLRAASEAGEPNLEKFFKGPTAIAFSSDDASIAAKILNDFAKDKELPRMKVFVVDDHVHSAADIKRLADLPSREVLLAGVLGAVEAPFSQLVGSIDGFFRELIGSIDALAEKQKGQA, via the coding sequence ATGCCTACAGCAAAAAAAGTTGAATCAGTCGCCGAGATGAAGAAAATGTTCGAAGATTCGTCGTCATATTTTATTACCGACTATCAAGGATTGAATGTGGCCGATATTACGACGCTTCGGAAAACGCTCCGCAAAAGCCGTGTAAATTTTCTTGTGGCGAAAAACACCCTCTTTCTCCGCGCCGCCAGCGAAGCGGGCGAGCCAAATCTTGAGAAGTTCTTCAAAGGACCGACGGCTATTGCTTTCTCCAGTGATGACGCTTCGATTGCGGCCAAGATTCTCAATGATTTTGCGAAGGATAAAGAACTTCCGCGAATGAAAGTATTTGTTGTCGACGACCACGTTCATAGCGCCGCCGACATCAAACGCCTGGCCGACCTCCCTTCACGCGAAGTGCTCCTTGCCGGGGTATTGGGCGCAGTGGAGGCACCGTTCAGCCAATTGGTCGGTTCGATAGATGGATTCTTCAGAGAACTCATCGGTTCGATTGATGCTCTTGCTGAAAAACAGAAAGGGCAGGCATAA
- the rplL gene encoding 50S ribosomal protein L7/L12 — protein MSNTAVSEIVDKIAGLTAMDLADLSKAIQEKFGVTAAAPMAMMPGMMGGGGAGAAVVEEQTEFTVLLTAAGEKKIQVIKVVRELTSLGLKEAKDLVEATPAKVKEGVSKDEAAAAKAKLIEVGATVEIK, from the coding sequence GTGTCAAACACTGCAGTAAGTGAAATTGTAGACAAAATTGCGGGACTTACCGCGATGGATCTGGCCGATCTATCCAAGGCTATACAAGAAAAGTTCGGCGTAACAGCCGCCGCGCCAATGGCAATGATGCCTGGTATGATGGGCGGAGGCGGCGCCGGAGCCGCTGTTGTTGAAGAGCAGACAGAATTTACCGTTCTGCTGACCGCCGCTGGCGAAAAGAAAATCCAGGTTATTAAAGTCGTTCGCGAGTTGACCAGTCTTGGACTCAAGGAAGCCAAAGATCTCGTGGAAGCCACCCCGGCGAAAGTCAAAGAGGGTGTTTCCAAAGATGAAGCGGCTGCCGCAAAGGCCAAGCTTATAGAAGTTGGCGCGACTGTCGAAATCAAGTAA
- the rpoB gene encoding DNA-directed RNA polymerase subunit beta codes for MTQSGRITRQSYGTIADAIEMPNLLDVQLTSYEEFLQTTIAPHKRTSTGLQQIFNDVFPVTDVHENYSLEFVSYHLGPTRYSIDECRERNMSFGAPLKVTMRLIARQGEGDKKEVKDIIEQDVYLGELPIITEWGTFIINGAERVIVSQLHRSPGVFFDEETHPNGKLLYSARVIPYRGSWVEFALDINDIMWVYIDSKRKMPMTMLLRAIGFSTDEELVEQYYKTAKYSLVGKKFKDYEGSFLAETIMDSDTGEVLYSVGEPVTEDMADTLLASDVKSIIIIPPTDKEKREAHVVLNTLRKDPTKSREEALVRLYTLMRPGESPTVEMAESLLEKLFFNSKRYDLGEVGRYMINQRLGLKVPLEKTVFDNEDFLSITKYLIGLANASGFTDDIDHLGNRRCRTVGELLSNLFSVGLSRIARTIRERLSLKDQENVTPQLLVNARTVSSVVESFFGSSQLSQFMDQTNPLAELTHKRRLSALGPGGLTRERAGFEVRDVHHTHYGRMCPIETPEGPNIGLITSMATFARINKYGFLETPYRKVINGKLTDQIQYLSADEEDRYYIAQTDEPVDKNGKFVNEYVIARRRSDYPLMKPDEVSYMDVSPRQIVSVAAALIPFLEHDDANRALMGSNMQRQAVPLLRTEAPVVGTGMEKKVAADAGVVVRARRSGTVVYVDAERIVIKPSARPKSGQLGYIEDDEYRLTKYRRSNQDTCINYRPAVSLGSEVKEGDTLADGPSVDRGDLALGHNSLVAFMPWRGYNYEDAIILSERLVHEDIFTSIHIEEYELQVRDTKRGAEEITREIPNVSEEALLNLDEQGIVRVGADVEAGDILVGKVTPKGETELSPEERLLRAIFGEKAGDVRDASLKASPGMKGIVIKTRIFSRKERTEDAKKQEKVDIASVKKAYNKKLFDISNLRNARVSELLDGETSRIVRSTVDNSVVVRSGHKYKAEFFETFDFENSVAPEGFSANDTTNKHVDAIIAESALLLNTKKAEMDIEVDKIQRGAELPPGVKQLVKVTIAIRRKISVGDKMAGRHGNKGVVSKIVPIEDMPHMEDGIPVDVILNPLGVPSRMNIGQILETHLGWAAKRLGIEIATPVFDGAKVEDIRERLRQANLPESGKMTLIDGRTGDTFDQPVTVGYIYMLKLAHLVDDKIHARSIGPYSLVTQQPLGGKAQFGGQRFGEMEVWALEAYGAAYTLQEMLTVKSDDVTGRSRVYEAIVKGENPPEPGYPEAFNVLVKELQALGLDIRLIEK; via the coding sequence TTGACCCAGTCCGGTAGAATCACGAGGCAGAGCTATGGAACGATTGCTGATGCCATTGAGATGCCAAATCTTCTCGATGTTCAATTGACATCCTACGAAGAGTTCCTGCAAACCACAATTGCGCCGCACAAAAGAACCAGTACTGGTTTACAACAGATCTTCAATGATGTGTTTCCGGTTACCGACGTTCACGAGAATTATTCTCTCGAATTTGTCTCGTATCATCTCGGACCGACGCGCTATAGCATAGACGAATGCCGCGAACGAAATATGAGTTTCGGCGCCCCCCTCAAAGTGACCATGCGACTGATTGCCCGCCAAGGCGAAGGGGACAAAAAGGAAGTCAAAGATATTATCGAGCAGGATGTTTACCTCGGTGAGCTTCCGATTATCACCGAATGGGGAACGTTCATTATAAATGGAGCTGAGCGCGTTATTGTCAGCCAGCTCCACCGAAGCCCCGGCGTATTCTTTGACGAAGAAACCCACCCGAACGGCAAACTGCTTTATTCAGCCCGAGTTATTCCATACCGCGGAAGCTGGGTCGAATTTGCTCTGGATATAAATGACATTATGTGGGTCTATATTGACTCGAAGCGGAAGATGCCCATGACCATGCTCTTGCGGGCCATCGGATTTTCAACGGATGAAGAGCTTGTCGAGCAATACTACAAGACCGCCAAGTATTCGCTGGTGGGTAAAAAATTCAAAGATTACGAAGGTTCTTTCCTGGCCGAAACGATTATGGACAGCGACACCGGAGAGGTTCTTTATTCTGTCGGCGAGCCAGTCACTGAAGATATGGCCGACACCCTGCTTGCTTCCGATGTAAAGTCTATCATCATCATTCCTCCGACAGATAAAGAAAAACGCGAAGCGCATGTTGTGCTTAATACACTTCGCAAAGACCCGACAAAATCCCGCGAGGAAGCGCTTGTCCGGCTCTATACGCTCATGCGTCCGGGCGAATCACCAACAGTTGAGATGGCCGAGTCGCTTCTTGAAAAGCTTTTCTTCAATAGCAAGCGCTATGACCTTGGCGAAGTTGGCCGGTATATGATAAATCAGAGACTTGGTCTTAAAGTCCCGCTCGAAAAAACAGTATTTGACAACGAAGATTTTTTGTCCATCACAAAATATCTTATCGGGCTGGCCAATGCCAGCGGATTCACTGATGATATCGATCATCTTGGCAACCGTCGCTGCCGAACCGTCGGCGAGCTTTTGTCGAATTTATTCTCGGTCGGGCTGTCTCGAATTGCCCGTACAATTCGTGAACGACTCTCGCTAAAAGATCAGGAAAATGTCACACCGCAATTGCTGGTGAATGCCCGTACAGTCTCATCGGTGGTCGAAAGCTTTTTTGGATCATCGCAGCTTTCGCAGTTCATGGATCAGACCAATCCGCTTGCGGAATTGACCCACAAACGCCGCCTCTCAGCTCTTGGCCCTGGCGGTTTGACTCGTGAACGCGCTGGATTTGAAGTCCGCGACGTTCACCATACCCACTACGGCCGCATGTGCCCGATTGAAACACCTGAAGGTCCAAATATCGGTCTTATTACTTCGATGGCGACTTTTGCGCGAATTAACAAATACGGATTTCTCGAAACTCCGTACAGAAAAGTTATCAATGGTAAGCTCACCGACCAGATTCAATATCTCTCGGCAGATGAGGAAGACCGTTACTATATCGCCCAGACAGACGAGCCGGTCGACAAGAATGGCAAGTTTGTGAATGAATATGTTATCGCACGCCGTCGGTCAGATTATCCGCTAATGAAGCCGGACGAAGTCTCCTATATGGATGTCTCTCCGCGTCAGATTGTATCGGTCGCTGCGGCCTTGATTCCGTTCCTTGAGCATGACGACGCCAATCGCGCGCTCATGGGTTCCAACATGCAACGCCAGGCAGTACCGCTCCTTCGCACCGAAGCACCTGTCGTGGGAACGGGCATGGAAAAGAAAGTTGCCGCTGATGCCGGGGTCGTTGTGCGCGCCCGTCGGTCCGGAACCGTTGTGTATGTCGATGCCGAGCGGATTGTGATTAAACCGAGCGCACGTCCCAAATCCGGACAGCTCGGTTATATCGAAGATGACGAATATAGATTGACCAAATACCGCCGTTCAAACCAGGACACGTGTATCAACTACCGCCCTGCGGTCAGTTTGGGCTCCGAAGTAAAAGAGGGCGACACGCTGGCTGATGGTCCGTCCGTTGACCGGGGTGATCTTGCCCTTGGGCATAATTCGCTTGTGGCGTTTATGCCGTGGAGAGGTTACAACTACGAAGATGCCATTATTCTTTCAGAGCGGCTGGTACACGAGGACATTTTTACATCTATTCATATCGAAGAATATGAATTGCAGGTTCGCGATACTAAACGCGGGGCCGAAGAAATAACTCGTGAAATCCCGAACGTCTCAGAAGAAGCTTTGCTGAATCTGGACGAGCAGGGAATTGTGCGGGTTGGCGCCGATGTCGAAGCTGGTGATATTCTTGTCGGTAAGGTTACCCCGAAAGGGGAGACCGAGCTTTCTCCAGAAGAGCGCCTTTTGCGCGCGATCTTCGGAGAAAAAGCCGGCGATGTACGCGATGCCTCGCTTAAGGCTTCACCCGGAATGAAGGGGATAGTCATCAAGACTCGTATCTTCTCGCGCAAAGAACGCACGGAGGATGCCAAGAAGCAGGAAAAGGTAGATATTGCCTCGGTTAAGAAAGCCTACAATAAAAAACTGTTCGATATCAGCAATCTCCGCAACGCCCGTGTGAGTGAGTTGCTCGACGGGGAAACTTCGCGTATTGTCCGTTCTACGGTGGACAATTCGGTTGTTGTTCGCTCAGGCCATAAATACAAAGCTGAATTCTTCGAGACTTTTGATTTCGAAAACTCTGTTGCGCCTGAAGGATTTAGCGCGAACGACACGACCAATAAGCATGTGGATGCTATTATCGCGGAGTCCGCATTACTTCTGAACACCAAAAAAGCCGAGATGGATATTGAAGTCGATAAGATCCAGCGCGGTGCGGAACTTCCTCCCGGTGTCAAGCAGTTGGTTAAAGTGACCATTGCCATTCGCCGTAAGATTTCTGTCGGTGATAAGATGGCGGGTCGACACGGTAACAAAGGCGTTGTATCGAAGATTGTTCCAATTGAAGATATGCCGCATATGGAAGACGGCATACCAGTCGATGTCATATTGAATCCGCTTGGCGTACCTTCACGTATGAACATCGGGCAGATACTTGAGACCCATCTTGGATGGGCAGCCAAACGACTCGGTATTGAGATCGCGACACCGGTATTCGATGGCGCAAAGGTTGAAGATATCCGTGAGCGGCTCCGTCAGGCCAATCTGCCGGAAAGTGGCAAGATGACTCTCATCGATGGCCGCACCGGCGACACCTTTGATCAGCCGGTTACCGTTGGATACATTTACATGTTAAAACTCGCGCATTTGGTTGACGATAAAATCCACGCCCGTTCCATCGGGCCATACTCGTTGGTTACCCAGCAACCGTTGGGTGGTAAAGCTCAGTTCGGCGGCCAACGCTTTGGAGAAATGGAAGTCTGGGCCCTTGAGGCGTATGGCGCGGCCTATACATTGCAAGAAATGCTTACCGTCAAGTCCGACGACGTGACCGGACGCAGCCGTGTATACGAGGCAATTGTCAAAGGCGAGAATCCGCCAGAGCCCGGGTATCCGGAGGCTTTCAACGTGCTTGTGAAGGAATTGCAGGCGTTGGGGCTTGATATTAGATTGATAGAAAAGTAG